The following coding sequences lie in one Oncorhynchus nerka isolate Pitt River linkage group LG14, Oner_Uvic_2.0, whole genome shotgun sequence genomic window:
- the LOC115141098 gene encoding uncharacterized protein LOC115141098 isoform X2, with the protein MLTLRSSGPTRRRNDADGAVIEPPQIHLTRDARDWRGGSELRGLNAGTPGLSAERARGQSPSAIPVTSPVIKEEPADTGSFYIKWEMSEESIAEQQEGLGPMHVFGKESDGTSSVAGSQSPGDRRSEQSEETLTEHVKRRLSSAETQRQYRERIRADPEKLRAYKERAKCREEEEDDDEDWISNFHVPWQQTPESLRRAIAEGQRVEAADRRLMVRITVDAMRVHCLNPNKKVCAEIAKAIVAEYPESFADLSKEGELLSRRYSSLLTQIKTRVEHVNRNTENRIRRPKTCKKGEHSNRQAKTARTKVDSYGCINWHPQDLPEGETPESLENKRQIMATIFNSAGPRGVDRGDVDELMRLTYINQRHMINAWPAPSIGDVKEQWPFLFTKRWLCAHFHMLTGVEINSCLSGALLSKGKTIVNFFRSQKPNWRRGIQSLLNDIEGDLSGNNKDLTACAAILLVLSHFREKEDSLFLLADVNDTQMDVEAQLHLPATPRLIMLGSSLLASSKWMVSLEGRVVCVLENQSDFAAALSVLFGCFYVFNTEYQEAASATLELIQRFLVGINPNEGTKCSSYLDSEAGVSRRTGRVVQRKTDAVATFLKDLTEFEW; encoded by the exons ATGCTGACCCTGAGAAGTTCCGGGCCTACAAGGAGAAGGAACGACGCAG ACGGTGCTGTGATTGAGCCACCCCAAATACATTTGACACGCGACGCGCGCGATTGGCGCGGCGGAAGTGAACTGCGAG GTCTCAATGCAGGGACTCCTGGGCTTTCAGCAGAGCGAGCCAGAGGCCAGTCCCCATCAGCCATTCCAGTCACCAGCCCAGTGATAAAAGAGGAGCCTGCTGACACTGGGTCCTTCTACATCAAATGGGAGATGAGTGAGGAGAGTATTGCAGAACAACAGGAGGGCTTAGGCCCGATGCACGTCTTTGGGAAAGAGTCTGATGGAACGTCTTCTGTTGCTGGTAGCCAGAGTCCAGGAGATAGACGTTCAGAACAGTCTGAGGAGACATTGACAGAGCATGTGAAAA GGAGGCTGTCAAGCGCAGAGACACAGcggcaatacagagagagaatccGTGCTGACCCTGAGAAGTTGCGGGCCTACAAGGAGAGGGCAAAATGCCG ggaggaggaggaggatgatgatgaggattGGATCAGCAACTTTCATGTCCCTTGGCAGCAGACGCCTGAAAGCCTCAGGCGAGCCATTGCAGAGGGACAAAGAGTCGAGGCGGCAGATAGGCGGCTGATGGTGAGGATCACCGTTGATGCAATGCGTGTACACTGCCTCAACCCCAACAAGAAAGTATGTGCAGAAATAGCCAAAGCCATAGTTGCAGAATATCCAGAGAGCTTTGCAGACCTGTCAAAAGAAGGGGAACTGCTTAGTAGAAGGTACTCCTCCTTGCTCACCCAAATAAAGACAAGAGTGGAGCATGTGAACCGGAACACTGAAAATAGAATACGCAGACCCAAGACGTGCAAAAAAGGGGAACACAGCAACAGACAAGCCAAAACAGCAAGAACAAAAGTGGACAGTTATGGGTGCATCAACTGGCACCCACAGGACCTTCCGGAAGGAGAGACTCCTGAGTCCCTGGAAAACAAGAGACAGATTATGGCCACCATTTTCAACAGTGCAGGCCCCAGAGGTGTGGACAGGGGAGATGTGGATGAATTAATGAGGCTTACGTACATTAACCAACGCCACATGATCAATGCATGGCCAGCCCCAAGCATCGGTGACGTCAAGGAACAATGGCCTTTTCTTTTTACCAAGAGATGGCTCTGTGCCCACTTCCACATGCTCACTGGAGTTGAGATCAACAGCTGCCTCAGTGGCGCTCTGCTGAGCAAGGGAAAGACCATTGTCAATTTCTTCCGAAGTCAGAAACCCAACTGGAGGAGAGGCATCCAAAGTCTCCTCAATGACATTGAAGGTGACCTCAGTGGAAACAACAAGGACCTCACAGCCTGTGCTGCCATTCTTCTGGTGCTATCCCActtcagagagaaagaggactctctcttcctcttggcTGAT GTGAATGACACCCAGATGGATGTAGAGGCTCAGTTGCATTTGCCGGCCACTCCAAGACTTATCATGCTTG GGAGTTCCCTGCTGGCTTCATCTAAATGGATGGTGTCGCTCGAGGGGAGAGTGGTCTGTGTTTTGGAAAATCAGTCCGACTTTGCTGCTGCCCTCTCTGTGCTCTTCGGCTGTTTCTACGTGTTCAATACAGAGTACCAGGAGGCAGCCTCAGCAACACTGGAGCTTATTCAGAG GTTTCTAGTAGGGATCAACCCAAATGAAGGAACCAAATGCTCTTCATACCTTGATTCAGAAGCCGGGGTGAGCCGCAGGACTGGAAGAGTTGTGCAAAGGAAGACCGATGCAGTTGCCACCTTCCTCAAAGACCTGACTGAATTTGAATGGTAG
- the LOC115141098 gene encoding uncharacterized protein LOC115141098 isoform X3, translating to MLTLRSSGPTRRRNDAGLNAGTPGLSAERARGQSPSAIPVTSPVIKEEPADTGSFYIKWEMSEESIAEQQEGLGPMHVFGKESDGTSSVAGSQSPGDRRSEQSEETLTEHVKRRLSSAETQRQYRERIRADPEKLRAYKERAKCREEEEDDDEDWISNFHVPWQQTPESLRRAIAEGQRVEAADRRLMVRITVDAMRVHCLNPNKKVCAEIAKAIVAEYPESFADLSKEGELLSRRYSSLLTQIKTRVEHVNRNTENRIRRPKTCKKGEHSNRQAKTARTKVDSYGCINWHPQDLPEGETPESLENKRQIMATIFNSAGPRGVDRGDVDELMRLTYINQRHMINAWPAPSIGDVKEQWPFLFTKRWLCAHFHMLTGVEINSCLSGALLSKGKTIVNFFRSQKPNWRRGIQSLLNDIEGDLSGNNKDLTACAAILLVLSHFREKEDSLFLLADVNDTQMDVEAQLHLPATPRLIMLGSSLLASSKWMVSLEGRVVCVLENQSDFAAALSVLFGCFYVFNTEYQEAASATLELIQRFLVGINPNEGTKCSSYLDSEAGVSRRTGRVVQRKTDAVATFLKDLTEFEW from the exons ATGCTGACCCTGAGAAGTTCCGGGCCTACAAGGAGAAGGAACGACGCAG GTCTCAATGCAGGGACTCCTGGGCTTTCAGCAGAGCGAGCCAGAGGCCAGTCCCCATCAGCCATTCCAGTCACCAGCCCAGTGATAAAAGAGGAGCCTGCTGACACTGGGTCCTTCTACATCAAATGGGAGATGAGTGAGGAGAGTATTGCAGAACAACAGGAGGGCTTAGGCCCGATGCACGTCTTTGGGAAAGAGTCTGATGGAACGTCTTCTGTTGCTGGTAGCCAGAGTCCAGGAGATAGACGTTCAGAACAGTCTGAGGAGACATTGACAGAGCATGTGAAAA GGAGGCTGTCAAGCGCAGAGACACAGcggcaatacagagagagaatccGTGCTGACCCTGAGAAGTTGCGGGCCTACAAGGAGAGGGCAAAATGCCG ggaggaggaggaggatgatgatgaggattGGATCAGCAACTTTCATGTCCCTTGGCAGCAGACGCCTGAAAGCCTCAGGCGAGCCATTGCAGAGGGACAAAGAGTCGAGGCGGCAGATAGGCGGCTGATGGTGAGGATCACCGTTGATGCAATGCGTGTACACTGCCTCAACCCCAACAAGAAAGTATGTGCAGAAATAGCCAAAGCCATAGTTGCAGAATATCCAGAGAGCTTTGCAGACCTGTCAAAAGAAGGGGAACTGCTTAGTAGAAGGTACTCCTCCTTGCTCACCCAAATAAAGACAAGAGTGGAGCATGTGAACCGGAACACTGAAAATAGAATACGCAGACCCAAGACGTGCAAAAAAGGGGAACACAGCAACAGACAAGCCAAAACAGCAAGAACAAAAGTGGACAGTTATGGGTGCATCAACTGGCACCCACAGGACCTTCCGGAAGGAGAGACTCCTGAGTCCCTGGAAAACAAGAGACAGATTATGGCCACCATTTTCAACAGTGCAGGCCCCAGAGGTGTGGACAGGGGAGATGTGGATGAATTAATGAGGCTTACGTACATTAACCAACGCCACATGATCAATGCATGGCCAGCCCCAAGCATCGGTGACGTCAAGGAACAATGGCCTTTTCTTTTTACCAAGAGATGGCTCTGTGCCCACTTCCACATGCTCACTGGAGTTGAGATCAACAGCTGCCTCAGTGGCGCTCTGCTGAGCAAGGGAAAGACCATTGTCAATTTCTTCCGAAGTCAGAAACCCAACTGGAGGAGAGGCATCCAAAGTCTCCTCAATGACATTGAAGGTGACCTCAGTGGAAACAACAAGGACCTCACAGCCTGTGCTGCCATTCTTCTGGTGCTATCCCActtcagagagaaagaggactctctcttcctcttggcTGAT GTGAATGACACCCAGATGGATGTAGAGGCTCAGTTGCATTTGCCGGCCACTCCAAGACTTATCATGCTTG GGAGTTCCCTGCTGGCTTCATCTAAATGGATGGTGTCGCTCGAGGGGAGAGTGGTCTGTGTTTTGGAAAATCAGTCCGACTTTGCTGCTGCCCTCTCTGTGCTCTTCGGCTGTTTCTACGTGTTCAATACAGAGTACCAGGAGGCAGCCTCAGCAACACTGGAGCTTATTCAGAG GTTTCTAGTAGGGATCAACCCAAATGAAGGAACCAAATGCTCTTCATACCTTGATTCAGAAGCCGGGGTGAGCCGCAGGACTGGAAGAGTTGTGCAAAGGAAGACCGATGCAGTTGCCACCTTCCTCAAAGACCTGACTGAATTTGAATGGTAG
- the LOC115141098 gene encoding uncharacterized protein LOC115141098 isoform X1: MNSCLHNEENARAVEHAIRTAVNTVMDVIYNMNSTKILEYERKVAERDKENETLKYKLKKAEDELTTFRVGLSFELSALSPERDFGKPMCNENEVASENDWRMDFPSLNAGTPGLSAERARGQSPSAIPVTSPVIKEEPADTGSFYIKWEMSEESIAEQQEGLGPMHVFGKESDGTSSVAGSQSPGDRRSEQSEETLTEHVKRRLSSAETQRQYRERIRADPEKLRAYKERAKCREEEEDDDEDWISNFHVPWQQTPESLRRAIAEGQRVEAADRRLMVRITVDAMRVHCLNPNKKVCAEIAKAIVAEYPESFADLSKEGELLSRRYSSLLTQIKTRVEHVNRNTENRIRRPKTCKKGEHSNRQAKTARTKVDSYGCINWHPQDLPEGETPESLENKRQIMATIFNSAGPRGVDRGDVDELMRLTYINQRHMINAWPAPSIGDVKEQWPFLFTKRWLCAHFHMLTGVEINSCLSGALLSKGKTIVNFFRSQKPNWRRGIQSLLNDIEGDLSGNNKDLTACAAILLVLSHFREKEDSLFLLADVNDTQMDVEAQLHLPATPRLIMLGSSLLASSKWMVSLEGRVVCVLENQSDFAAALSVLFGCFYVFNTEYQEAASATLELIQRFLVGINPNEGTKCSSYLDSEAGVSRRTGRVVQRKTDAVATFLKDLTEFEW, from the exons ATGAATTCCTGTTTACATAACGAAGAAAACGCTCGTGCAGTGGAACATGCTATCAGAACTGCGGTAAATACTGTCATGGATGTTATTTACAATATGAACAGTACCAAAATACTGGAATATGAAAGGAAGGTGGCAGAGAGGGACAAAGAAAATGAAACCCTTAAATATAAGCTTAAAAAAGCTGAAGACGAATTAACAACATTTCGAGTAGGCCTATCCTTTGAATTGTCTGCACTTTCACCAGAAAGAGATTTTGGGAAACCCATGTGCAATGAGAACGAGGTGGCAAGCGAAAATGATTGGAGAATGGATTTCCCCA GTCTCAATGCAGGGACTCCTGGGCTTTCAGCAGAGCGAGCCAGAGGCCAGTCCCCATCAGCCATTCCAGTCACCAGCCCAGTGATAAAAGAGGAGCCTGCTGACACTGGGTCCTTCTACATCAAATGGGAGATGAGTGAGGAGAGTATTGCAGAACAACAGGAGGGCTTAGGCCCGATGCACGTCTTTGGGAAAGAGTCTGATGGAACGTCTTCTGTTGCTGGTAGCCAGAGTCCAGGAGATAGACGTTCAGAACAGTCTGAGGAGACATTGACAGAGCATGTGAAAA GGAGGCTGTCAAGCGCAGAGACACAGcggcaatacagagagagaatccGTGCTGACCCTGAGAAGTTGCGGGCCTACAAGGAGAGGGCAAAATGCCG ggaggaggaggaggatgatgatgaggattGGATCAGCAACTTTCATGTCCCTTGGCAGCAGACGCCTGAAAGCCTCAGGCGAGCCATTGCAGAGGGACAAAGAGTCGAGGCGGCAGATAGGCGGCTGATGGTGAGGATCACCGTTGATGCAATGCGTGTACACTGCCTCAACCCCAACAAGAAAGTATGTGCAGAAATAGCCAAAGCCATAGTTGCAGAATATCCAGAGAGCTTTGCAGACCTGTCAAAAGAAGGGGAACTGCTTAGTAGAAGGTACTCCTCCTTGCTCACCCAAATAAAGACAAGAGTGGAGCATGTGAACCGGAACACTGAAAATAGAATACGCAGACCCAAGACGTGCAAAAAAGGGGAACACAGCAACAGACAAGCCAAAACAGCAAGAACAAAAGTGGACAGTTATGGGTGCATCAACTGGCACCCACAGGACCTTCCGGAAGGAGAGACTCCTGAGTCCCTGGAAAACAAGAGACAGATTATGGCCACCATTTTCAACAGTGCAGGCCCCAGAGGTGTGGACAGGGGAGATGTGGATGAATTAATGAGGCTTACGTACATTAACCAACGCCACATGATCAATGCATGGCCAGCCCCAAGCATCGGTGACGTCAAGGAACAATGGCCTTTTCTTTTTACCAAGAGATGGCTCTGTGCCCACTTCCACATGCTCACTGGAGTTGAGATCAACAGCTGCCTCAGTGGCGCTCTGCTGAGCAAGGGAAAGACCATTGTCAATTTCTTCCGAAGTCAGAAACCCAACTGGAGGAGAGGCATCCAAAGTCTCCTCAATGACATTGAAGGTGACCTCAGTGGAAACAACAAGGACCTCACAGCCTGTGCTGCCATTCTTCTGGTGCTATCCCActtcagagagaaagaggactctctcttcctcttggcTGAT GTGAATGACACCCAGATGGATGTAGAGGCTCAGTTGCATTTGCCGGCCACTCCAAGACTTATCATGCTTG GGAGTTCCCTGCTGGCTTCATCTAAATGGATGGTGTCGCTCGAGGGGAGAGTGGTCTGTGTTTTGGAAAATCAGTCCGACTTTGCTGCTGCCCTCTCTGTGCTCTTCGGCTGTTTCTACGTGTTCAATACAGAGTACCAGGAGGCAGCCTCAGCAACACTGGAGCTTATTCAGAG GTTTCTAGTAGGGATCAACCCAAATGAAGGAACCAAATGCTCTTCATACCTTGATTCAGAAGCCGGGGTGAGCCGCAGGACTGGAAGAGTTGTGCAAAGGAAGACCGATGCAGTTGCCACCTTCCTCAAAGACCTGACTGAATTTGAATGGTAG